A section of the Methanosarcina mazei S-6 genome encodes:
- a CDS encoding coiled-coil domain-containing protein produces the protein MKWIKKLFGKQESSHEKNASIEIGFDELPAWLEESSQKISSEIKGDVSGLFKELEAAISELRESNDNLLEAKVEGNFDIRAVKRAKSNRENVTKQVGVFIDKLGIPENTDFKSLKAFHESAMQSLNTCLEHMNRSFRYTRPVFPQESKDVTDSLGRLGKVLNELRETIQGHRREMESIEEASKGIKEVRETCSLIKAEEGELKAKNRKLQALKDEIASNSRTLEELKQGKAWQKLQRLQEESTLAEGRLKKAEAGLNSLILPFSGNLSRIKKLHESGKYTLKPEVKKQLDICLENPVNLEPSFFPELQKVFEDHALDIQAQKKEKALAQVRSAASGFEEKKKEYTEARKAFDSRKSELASSDTGELASLEHKVAELLSRTLLLEEETESSEKKLAALRDDLKTREEKLQASVAAIDSGVKIGFPS, from the coding sequence TTGAAATGGATTAAAAAGCTCTTCGGAAAGCAGGAAAGCTCACACGAGAAGAATGCTTCTATCGAGATCGGTTTTGATGAACTGCCTGCATGGCTTGAGGAAAGCTCTCAAAAAATATCTTCAGAAATAAAGGGGGATGTCTCAGGGCTTTTTAAAGAGCTTGAGGCTGCGATTTCCGAGCTCAGGGAAAGCAATGACAATCTTCTGGAGGCAAAAGTTGAGGGAAATTTCGACATAAGAGCTGTTAAGCGGGCGAAGAGTAACCGTGAAAACGTAACAAAACAGGTAGGAGTATTTATAGATAAGCTTGGGATTCCGGAAAACACGGATTTTAAATCCCTTAAAGCGTTTCATGAATCAGCCATGCAGAGCCTGAACACCTGCCTTGAACATATGAACAGGAGCTTCCGGTATACCAGGCCTGTCTTTCCTCAGGAGTCAAAGGACGTTACTGACAGCCTCGGCAGGCTTGGCAAGGTCCTTAATGAGCTCAGGGAAACAATCCAGGGTCACAGGCGTGAAATGGAATCTATTGAAGAAGCTTCTAAAGGCATAAAAGAGGTCAGAGAAACCTGTTCTTTAATAAAAGCTGAAGAGGGCGAACTCAAAGCTAAAAACCGGAAACTCCAGGCTCTGAAAGATGAAATAGCCAGCAACAGTCGGACTCTCGAAGAGCTTAAACAGGGAAAAGCCTGGCAAAAACTGCAAAGACTTCAGGAAGAATCAACTCTTGCCGAAGGCAGGCTCAAAAAAGCCGAAGCAGGCCTGAACTCCCTTATTCTGCCTTTTTCAGGTAACCTCTCAAGAATAAAGAAACTCCATGAAAGCGGCAAATATACACTGAAGCCTGAGGTAAAGAAACAGCTCGATATCTGCCTTGAAAACCCTGTAAACCTTGAACCTTCCTTTTTCCCGGAGCTCCAGAAAGTTTTCGAGGACCATGCTCTTGATATACAGGCTCAGAAAAAAGAGAAAGCTCTGGCACAGGTCAGGTCTGCAGCCTCGGGTTTTGAAGAGAAGAAAAAAGAGTATACTGAAGCGCGGAAGGCGTTTGACTCCAGAAAATCAGAACTTGCAAGCTCGGATACCGGAGAACTTGCCTCGCTCGAACATAAGGTAGCAGAACTTCTTTCGAGAACCCTCCTGCTTGAAGAAGAGACCGAAAGTTCCGAAAAGAAACTGGCTGCCTTAAGAGACGATCTCAAAACCAGAGAAGAAAAACTTCAAGCCAGTGTTGCTGCAATTGATAGCGGCGTCAAGATAGGATTCCCATCCTGA
- a CDS encoding NosD domain-containing protein gives MSKVLLRLSVKLFLISIFLSWAAIFCISDVQRASAAEMVLDENESGNGSENRDFFLTDLKEDVIYSEESITPAQKKLSEDLLKLCDERYLSGEESPASLRARMINLGQLSQEDPVRGRAAGPAEDAEVFSGPGQNASESSDPSSEPSLFSGDKVYVYIYLKPSANSSVLEEYCEIQERDEENHIAVSWVPLKSLETLASLSEVKNIQTVLPPFVRQENAVSEGDFILKSSSLRDSYGVNGTGIKIGIISDGVDSLEDSQAAGNISYGVNILSNKIGGNEGTAMLEIIQDIAPGAELYFHDCGSSRLEFNRAVDALVNEGCTVICDDIGWLSEPFFEDGIVANHINEIIKKHDLLYVSAAGNSGDSHYQCLFYDNGSGWHDFSSGQGDVKNLQLEIRPSGETWVFLQWNDRWEQSENNYDLYLKNRETSEIIASSKVHQDGDDLPLEYIMYTNKGENTLNASIEVKKVSGEARELELYIYYWPEVKVNPENIIAEDSIFGHPALPDAVTVGAVGMGESGDYEIENFSSIGPATIFYPSPEVRQKADISGPDGVNVTGAKGVSEQFFGTSASSPHVAGIAALVWSAFPEKSAMDIRRLLYTSSTDLGNPGYDTIFGHGLVDALKMYEQASGASSTFTVKPGGDGDFSSISDAVNYSRPGDSIFVYSGIYRENIDLPWSLNLSSASGKPEDTVLEAENFEEPVLHVTANSVNITGFSINGPSGAGIYLESAGSCELKNNRISGCTQGVLFECSSNNTLQGNNLSNNTEGLRLTDSFLNTIFENEFENGINVNESLSQNFPEERFSGLPNNWNTAEGIKYLYNGGIYESRFGNFYSDYRGPDADGSGIGDLPYGSDSFPLTARPASYSTGFEIGNISPARDSASVEGDVLDFGIRSTRNCTFSWLINGTLVQTNESASSAVFSINTGELRGIITENSDTDPPGSKYNLTVIAANGSSFLQHSWNWTVYPAETGANTSGNLSEDNIIRSISYEGDGGKSTGGKAGGGRGGISSSPEPSGNIENRGTARTSPFSAAGQEQGETLQFSSHTAQNNSPGKGPDGAPELWVARENESGSSEEESGEDRNVPRNVPSLTSGTSIFILLTGALCIKRE, from the coding sequence ATGAGTAAGGTGTTGCTGCGTTTATCTGTTAAATTATTTCTGATCTCTATTTTTCTGTCATGGGCTGCGATCTTCTGTATTTCGGATGTGCAGAGGGCTTCTGCGGCTGAAATGGTTCTGGATGAAAATGAAAGCGGGAATGGCAGTGAAAACAGAGACTTTTTTCTTACAGACCTGAAGGAAGATGTTATTTATTCCGAAGAATCCATAACCCCTGCGCAGAAGAAGCTTTCAGAAGACCTGCTGAAGCTCTGTGACGAGCGCTATCTTTCAGGGGAAGAGTCTCCAGCGTCCCTGCGAGCCCGGATGATAAATCTGGGGCAGTTGAGTCAGGAAGATCCTGTAAGGGGAAGGGCAGCCGGTCCTGCAGAAGACGCTGAAGTCTTTTCAGGTCCGGGGCAAAATGCCAGCGAGTCTTCAGACCCTTCTTCAGAACCCTCTTTGTTTTCAGGTGATAAAGTCTATGTATACATCTATCTGAAGCCTTCTGCAAACAGCAGCGTACTTGAAGAGTATTGCGAAATTCAGGAAAGAGACGAAGAAAACCATATTGCTGTATCATGGGTCCCTCTTAAATCACTTGAAACCCTGGCTTCCCTTTCTGAAGTAAAAAATATTCAAACGGTTCTTCCCCCTTTTGTCAGGCAGGAAAACGCGGTTTCAGAGGGAGACTTTATCCTTAAATCCTCCAGCCTCAGGGATTCTTACGGTGTAAACGGGACAGGAATAAAAATAGGTATCATATCCGATGGCGTGGACAGTCTTGAGGATTCGCAGGCTGCAGGCAATATTTCCTATGGTGTGAATATTCTGAGCAATAAAATAGGAGGAAATGAAGGCACTGCCATGCTTGAGATTATCCAGGATATCGCCCCAGGTGCGGAGCTGTATTTCCATGACTGCGGGTCCAGCAGGCTTGAATTTAACAGGGCTGTAGATGCCCTTGTTAATGAAGGCTGTACAGTCATTTGTGATGATATTGGCTGGCTTTCAGAACCTTTTTTTGAAGACGGGATAGTTGCAAACCATATTAATGAAATCATAAAAAAGCACGACCTCCTCTACGTAAGCGCTGCAGGAAACTCAGGAGACAGCCATTACCAGTGCCTATTTTATGACAACGGGAGCGGCTGGCATGATTTCAGCAGCGGGCAGGGGGATGTGAAGAATCTGCAACTAGAGATCAGGCCCTCGGGAGAGACATGGGTTTTTCTTCAGTGGAACGACAGATGGGAACAATCGGAAAATAATTATGACCTCTACCTTAAAAATCGGGAAACTTCAGAGATTATCGCATCCAGCAAAGTCCATCAGGACGGGGACGATCTTCCCCTTGAATACATTATGTACACCAATAAAGGAGAAAACACCCTCAACGCTTCTATCGAAGTTAAAAAAGTTTCAGGGGAAGCAAGAGAACTTGAACTCTATATTTACTACTGGCCTGAAGTAAAAGTCAATCCTGAAAACATAATTGCTGAAGACTCGATTTTCGGACATCCTGCCCTTCCTGATGCGGTAACCGTGGGAGCGGTCGGCATGGGAGAATCAGGAGATTATGAGATCGAGAATTTTTCTTCCATTGGTCCTGCTACGATTTTTTACCCTTCTCCTGAGGTCCGCCAGAAAGCTGACATTTCAGGGCCTGACGGTGTAAACGTCACAGGTGCAAAGGGGGTTTCAGAGCAGTTTTTCGGTACAAGTGCATCTTCCCCTCATGTTGCAGGTATTGCAGCTCTTGTCTGGAGCGCTTTCCCGGAAAAGTCGGCTATGGATATCAGGAGGCTGCTCTATACTTCTTCGACAGACCTCGGTAATCCCGGCTATGATACTATTTTCGGCCACGGGCTTGTGGACGCTTTAAAAATGTATGAGCAGGCATCAGGAGCTTCTTCCACTTTTACTGTGAAGCCTGGCGGGGACGGGGATTTTTCTTCAATCTCAGATGCGGTAAACTACAGCAGACCGGGAGACTCAATTTTCGTATATTCGGGAATATACCGGGAAAATATAGACCTTCCCTGGTCCCTTAACTTAAGTTCTGCTTCCGGGAAGCCTGAAGACACAGTTCTGGAAGCAGAAAACTTCGAAGAGCCTGTTCTTCATGTGACTGCAAATTCCGTAAACATCACCGGATTCAGCATAAACGGGCCTTCGGGAGCTGGCATTTATCTCGAAAGTGCGGGAAGCTGTGAACTTAAAAATAACAGAATATCAGGTTGCACGCAGGGAGTCCTGTTTGAGTGTTCATCAAACAACACCCTTCAGGGCAATAATCTCTCAAACAATACGGAAGGGCTCAGGTTAACGGATTCTTTCCTCAATACAATCTTCGAGAATGAATTTGAAAATGGAATCAATGTCAATGAAAGCTTAAGTCAAAACTTTCCGGAAGAAAGGTTTTCAGGTCTTCCAAACAACTGGAACACGGCTGAAGGTATAAAATATCTCTATAACGGCGGGATTTACGAAAGCCGTTTTGGAAACTTTTACTCTGATTACCGGGGCCCGGATGCAGACGGAAGCGGGATAGGGGACCTTCCTTACGGCAGTGATTCCTTCCCACTTACTGCCAGACCTGCATCATATTCCACGGGTTTCGAGATAGGGAATATAAGTCCTGCCCGGGACTCAGCCTCAGTTGAAGGGGATGTGCTGGATTTTGGAATAAGGTCCACGAGAAACTGCACTTTTAGCTGGCTTATAAACGGAACCCTGGTGCAGACAAATGAATCTGCTTCTTCTGCTGTTTTTTCAATTAATACTGGGGAGTTGAGAGGCATAATTACAGAAAACAGCGACACCGATCCTCCCGGGTCTAAATACAATCTGACAGTTATTGCAGCAAACGGCTCTTCATTCCTGCAACACAGCTGGAACTGGACTGTTTATCCTGCAGAAACAGGGGCAAACACATCCGGGAATCTGAGTGAAGATAATATAATCAGGAGCATCAGTTATGAAGGGGATGGCGGTAAGAGTACGGGAGGGAAAGCGGGCGGAGGACGCGGCGGGATTTCCAGTTCTCCTGAGCCTTCGGGTAATATCGAGAACAGGGGAACAGCCCGTACCTCACCTTTTTCAGCCGCCGGTCAGGAGCAGGGCGAGACTTTGCAGTTCTCCTCTCATACCGCGCAGAATAATTCTCCTGGAAAAGGTCCTGACGGGGCTCCGGAACTCTGGGTCGCACGTGAAAATGAAAGCGGCTCATCAGAAGAAGAAAGCGGAGAGGACAGAAATGTTCCCAGGAATGTCCCTTCTCTCACGTCAGGGACATCTATCTTTATCCTGCTTACAGGTGCACTGTGCATTAAAAGGGAATGA
- the alaXM gene encoding alanyl-tRNA editing protein AlaXM, with protein sequence MTEALYFLDCYLKEFEATVEKVTEGKYIVLDRTAFYPESGGQPSDTGKLVRERDGAEFKVVYAGKFNGDISHEISPEGETGAEGLKVGDKVKGIIDWDRRYRHMRMHTATHVIANVIEKEAGAQITGNQLGLDQSRVDFSLEAFDREKFAEYEKIANEIIAENHSVNLYLVSRKEAEERLSRLTTLAKGFSEEITEVRLVEIEGVTIEACGGSHLKNTGEIKGIKIEKLQNKGKSNRRMYFSLLDQASGLK encoded by the coding sequence ATGACAGAAGCGCTTTACTTCCTTGACTGTTACCTGAAAGAATTCGAAGCAACCGTTGAAAAAGTGACTGAAGGCAAGTATATTGTCCTTGACCGCACTGCTTTCTATCCCGAGAGCGGCGGGCAGCCCAGTGATACCGGTAAACTGGTCCGGGAAAGGGACGGGGCTGAATTTAAGGTTGTTTATGCGGGCAAGTTCAATGGAGACATAAGCCACGAGATCTCTCCTGAAGGCGAAACCGGAGCAGAAGGTCTTAAGGTTGGAGATAAAGTAAAAGGTATTATTGACTGGGACCGCCGTTACAGGCATATGCGCATGCATACTGCAACCCATGTGATTGCAAATGTGATCGAAAAAGAAGCAGGAGCCCAGATTACCGGAAACCAGCTGGGGCTTGACCAGAGCAGGGTTGATTTCAGCCTTGAGGCTTTTGACAGGGAAAAGTTCGCAGAATACGAAAAAATCGCAAATGAAATAATAGCCGAAAACCATTCCGTAAATCTCTACCTTGTCAGCCGCAAAGAAGCTGAAGAAAGATTATCAAGGCTTACCACGCTTGCCAAAGGTTTCTCTGAAGAGATAACTGAAGTCCGCCTTGTTGAAATCGAGGGCGTGACAATTGAAGCCTGTGGAGGGTCACACCTTAAAAATACAGGAGAGATTAAAGGAATAAAGATTGAAAAACTCCAGAACAAAGGGAAAAGTAACAGGAGAATGTACTTTTCGCTCCTGGACCAAGCTTCTGGACTGAAATAA
- a CDS encoding VOC family protein, translated as MPTIVHFDIPADDSERAKNFYSRLFGWKFEKPLETMDYYLIETEGPEGESGLGGGLRKREGADQRIMNYIGVPSVDEYLEKVEKLGGRVLMPKIAIPGWGHLAICMDTENNAFGLWQDEEKSE; from the coding sequence ATGCCAACAATAGTTCACTTTGATATCCCGGCGGATGATTCTGAGAGGGCAAAGAATTTTTACTCCAGATTATTCGGCTGGAAATTTGAGAAGCCTCTGGAAACAATGGATTACTACCTGATTGAAACCGAAGGACCTGAAGGGGAATCCGGGCTCGGAGGAGGCCTCAGGAAAAGAGAAGGAGCAGACCAGAGAATAATGAATTATATTGGAGTTCCTTCAGTGGATGAATACCTGGAAAAGGTTGAAAAATTAGGGGGCAGAGTGCTGATGCCAAAAATTGCTATCCCTGGCTGGGGACATCTTGCAATTTGTATGGATACCGAGAATAATGCTTTTGGGCTCTGGCAGGACGAAGAGAAATCAGAGTGA
- a CDS encoding diacylglycerol/polyprenol kinase family protein, with amino-acid sequence MVKLGQEGAKCGYRDEKASLKGELERQLIHLFTGIFFIIFVYLTGDHALTLLLLLLVFYLAVIYVILNEMLPSPLYAFLCRWGRPGKQNIPLKGTILLVCGIVVSLILFPEEIVYASIAVVGFGDSVATIAGVTLGRHKLPYSENKSIEGTLAGILAAFFTSMFFVTPVQAFVGSAGGMLLESVVDLQTIKELNSQAAYKFFLNDNFLIPVFSGLLMFIVGLF; translated from the coding sequence ATGGTAAAACTGGGTCAGGAAGGAGCAAAATGCGGTTATCGCGACGAAAAGGCTTCTCTTAAAGGTGAGCTTGAACGCCAGCTAATACACCTTTTTACAGGAATTTTTTTTATAATTTTTGTTTACTTAACAGGGGACCACGCACTAACCCTTCTTCTCCTCCTGCTGGTTTTTTATCTGGCAGTAATTTATGTTATTCTAAATGAAATGCTTCCCTCCCCACTTTACGCTTTCCTGTGCAGGTGGGGAAGGCCCGGAAAGCAGAATATCCCTCTTAAAGGGACTATACTTCTGGTTTGCGGGATAGTAGTCTCTCTTATATTGTTCCCTGAAGAGATCGTATATGCCTCCATAGCAGTGGTCGGGTTTGGAGATTCGGTAGCAACCATTGCAGGCGTCACTCTTGGAAGGCATAAACTTCCTTATTCGGAAAATAAGAGTATCGAAGGAACTCTTGCAGGAATTCTGGCAGCCTTCTTCACATCCATGTTTTTTGTAACTCCTGTACAGGCGTTTGTCGGGTCTGCGGGCGGAATGCTGCTGGAAAGCGTTGTGGATTTGCAGACAATAAAAGAACTTAATTCTCAGGCAGCTTACAAATTTTTCTTAAATGATAATTTTTTAATCCCTGTATTTTCAGGCCTGCTTATGTTTATTGTCGGACTTTTTTAA
- a CDS encoding calcium/sodium antiporter, with protein MVITNFLILLLGLVFLVKGSDYFVKSASSIAKKLGISEFIIGLTLVAVGTSIPELASSMAASIQQASGIVIGNVVGSNIANIGLIVGIAAFLSPMKTEVEMLRRDGYIMLFAALLFFAFALNGELSKIEASLFLLLYIAYTFFLFEETDKHEGKLYFKEFIKYFVKFQYINSARQKINGINNGVSRTNGDSGNKNCQPKNSFSKDILALILSCAAIIIGAKYFVSESIFFAEILGIPDTIIGTTLVAIGTSLPELAVTVSAARQGYGNIALGNIIGSNITNILMILGVSGLLFPIAVAEISLVFTAPVMIFISVVLLIFISTGWEIKRWEGAALLSLYAAFLFVLFRVS; from the coding sequence ATGGTCATAACAAATTTTCTCATTCTTTTGCTTGGCCTGGTTTTTCTGGTCAAGGGGTCAGACTATTTCGTTAAGTCTGCATCATCGATTGCAAAGAAGCTTGGAATTTCGGAATTTATTATAGGGCTGACCCTTGTGGCAGTCGGTACATCGATTCCCGAACTTGCTTCTTCGATGGCTGCTTCTATCCAGCAGGCAAGTGGTATAGTAATAGGAAACGTTGTAGGTTCAAACATTGCAAACATAGGTTTGATTGTTGGAATTGCTGCATTTCTTTCTCCAATGAAAACCGAAGTTGAGATGCTAAGGAGAGACGGCTATATAATGCTCTTTGCAGCTTTACTTTTCTTTGCCTTTGCACTCAACGGGGAATTATCGAAAATCGAAGCCAGCCTGTTCTTACTGCTGTATATAGCTTACACATTTTTCCTGTTTGAAGAAACAGACAAACATGAAGGTAAGCTCTATTTCAAAGAATTCATAAAATATTTCGTTAAGTTCCAGTATATAAACAGTGCAAGACAGAAAATCAATGGCATAAATAACGGTGTTAGCCGCACTAACGGAGATTCAGGCAACAAAAACTGCCAGCCAAAAAATAGCTTTTCAAAAGATATCCTTGCCCTGATATTGAGCTGTGCAGCCATTATAATAGGAGCAAAGTATTTCGTCAGTGAGTCAATATTTTTTGCAGAGATCCTCGGAATTCCGGACACCATCATAGGCACTACTCTGGTTGCAATAGGGACCTCCCTTCCCGAACTTGCGGTAACGGTATCCGCAGCAAGGCAGGGTTACGGAAATATTGCACTTGGGAATATAATAGGCTCGAATATCACAAATATACTTATGATCCTTGGAGTTTCCGGTCTTCTCTTCCCGATCGCCGTTGCAGAGATAAGCCTCGTCTTTACAGCTCCTGTAATGATATTCATAAGCGTGGTCCTGCTTATATTCATCAGCACAGGCTGGGAAATAAAAAGATGGGAAGGAGCGGCATTGCTGTCTCTATATGCAGCTTTCCTGTTTGTACTCTTCAGAGTCAGTTAA
- a CDS encoding DUF2795 domain-containing protein produces MKTSPIEVQKALKGMDYPAKKKDLIEHAKKHKAGKDVMSVLEDLPDHEYSNAADVSREFAGK; encoded by the coding sequence ATGAAGACAAGTCCGATTGAAGTTCAGAAGGCTTTGAAGGGTATGGATTATCCTGCAAAGAAGAAAGATCTTATTGAACATGCCAAGAAGCATAAAGCAGGTAAGGATGTAATGTCAGTCCTCGAGGACCTTCCTGACCATGAATACTCCAATGCTGCCGATGTTAGCAGGGAGTTCGCAGGCAAATAA
- a CDS encoding CxxC-x17-CxxC domain-containing protein produces the protein MERKSFQNKDRDQSRESDSGKEGGFGREPQKMYTAKCSDCDIETEVPFKPDPDRPVYCRQCYAKRKSRNF, from the coding sequence ATGGAACGAAAAAGTTTCCAGAATAAAGATCGGGACCAGAGCAGAGAAAGCGATTCCGGAAAAGAAGGCGGCTTCGGCAGAGAACCGCAAAAGATGTACACAGCAAAATGTTCTGACTGTGATATAGAAACCGAGGTGCCCTTCAAACCGGACCCTGACAGACCGGTCTACTGCAGGCAGTGCTATGCAAAGAGAAAAAGTAGAAACTTCTAA
- a CDS encoding toll/interleukin-1 receptor domain-containing protein, whose amino-acid sequence MITKIYISHCEQDELLARELARTLWAVEIESYSSLYRKARILSLAERIRFGVRQSDCVIPLITQDGVSSPEVNQEIGLAAGLDQLIIPLVESGIELPVLIRHLQPVIFYPDTYEDALGKLIQGIRQLTKLDWLKIKCPYCGEEMTQYISPEEEVDKALLAGKHLETICSYCQRNIYLDPRTFRPVP is encoded by the coding sequence ATGATAACAAAAATTTACATATCTCATTGCGAGCAAGATGAATTGCTTGCCCGGGAACTGGCAAGGACTCTCTGGGCAGTTGAAATAGAGAGCTATTCATCCCTGTACAGGAAAGCTCGTATTCTTTCTCTTGCCGAAAGGATACGTTTTGGAGTCCGCCAGTCAGACTGCGTTATTCCTCTAATCACACAGGATGGAGTAAGCTCTCCGGAAGTGAACCAGGAGATCGGGCTGGCTGCAGGACTCGACCAGCTGATAATACCGCTTGTAGAATCGGGAATCGAACTGCCTGTACTTATCCGCCATCTCCAGCCGGTTATCTTTTACCCTGATACCTATGAGGATGCCCTGGGAAAACTCATACAGGGCATAAGACAGCTTACTAAACTTGACTGGCTGAAAATAAAATGCCCTTACTGCGGGGAGGAAATGACGCAGTATATCTCTCCGGAAGAAGAGGTTGATAAGGCTCTTCTTGCAGGAAAACATCTCGAGACCATCTGCAGTTACTGCCAGAGGAATATCTACCTTGACCCGAGAACCTTCAGGCCCGTACCCTGA
- a CDS encoding TOBE domain-containing protein, with protein sequence MKISARNILKGKIKSITHGSVNSEIVVELPGGTEITSIITKNSAEKLGLKEGHDVYAVIKASSVMLASD encoded by the coding sequence ATGAAAATAAGCGCGCGCAATATCCTTAAAGGCAAAATCAAGAGCATAACACACGGATCGGTTAATTCGGAAATCGTGGTCGAACTTCCGGGAGGTACCGAGATTACTTCGATCATAACAAAAAACTCGGCTGAAAAGCTGGGTTTAAAAGAAGGGCATGATGTCTATGCAGTAATTAAAGCCTCAAGCGTCATGTTAGCCTCAGACTGA
- a CDS encoding META domain-containing protein, with the protein MKTRSASITLVLLLTIGVITAVSFSLGCTEQEETPAEPSDNTPVEPVESAPAEPADNDSVDAPAETEEETSAEPVENTPVESAGVVPEESSGSPESSGVDIEDLEPISAGNIQDTEWQWTGFQDSDSPDSQIKVPSPEDYTLSFFADGTYYIKADCNTGSGTYSLEGNRLFLDLPVTTLVDCGPESMNGEYMSLLPTVEAAAIEDGQLVLYPGNEGDKMFFINGGKAER; encoded by the coding sequence ATGAAAACCAGAAGTGCATCTATAACTCTTGTTTTACTCCTTACCATAGGGGTTATAACCGCAGTCTCTTTCTCACTCGGCTGTACTGAGCAGGAAGAAACTCCTGCTGAGCCTTCAGATAATACTCCCGTTGAACCTGTAGAAAGCGCTCCAGCTGAACCTGCAGATAATGATTCTGTTGATGCTCCTGCAGAAACCGAAGAGGAAACTTCTGCTGAACCTGTAGAGAACACTCCTGTCGAATCCGCAGGAGTCGTCCCTGAAGAGTCTTCGGGAAGCCCGGAAAGCTCAGGAGTCGATATAGAGGACCTGGAACCAATTTCTGCTGGCAATATCCAGGATACCGAATGGCAGTGGACCGGTTTCCAGGACTCTGACAGCCCTGATAGCCAGATAAAAGTGCCCAGCCCTGAAGATTATACGCTTTCCTTTTTCGCTGACGGCACATACTATATTAAAGCCGACTGCAACACCGGCAGCGGGACATATTCCCTGGAAGGAAATAGGCTTTTCCTTGACCTGCCGGTAACAACTCTTGTTGACTGCGGTCCTGAGTCCATGAATGGCGAATATATGTCTCTTTTACCCACTGTAGAGGCAGCAGCCATTGAGGACGGTCAGCTTGTCCTTTACCCCGGAAATGAAGGTGACAAAATGTTCTTTATTAATGGGGGGAAGGCTGAACGGTAA
- a CDS encoding sulfide-dependent adenosine diphosphate thiazole synthase, translated as MELDEVIITRAIFEEYSKTFLEYTDIDVALVGGGPANLVAAKYLAEAGAKVAIYEQKLSLGGGMWAGGMMFPRIVVQEEACRVLDDFGIRYKEYEPGYFVANSVESVGKLIAGATSAGAEVFNLVSFEDIMIRENDRVTGIVINWGPVTTQRLHVDPLMIRTKLVIDGTGHDAVVCNTILRKIPNAKIGEFGILGEKPMWSEVGERLAVDATQEIYPGLIVAGMAANAATRAPRMGPVFGGMLLSGEKAAKLALDRLKKI; from the coding sequence ATGGAACTCGACGAAGTCATAATTACACGGGCAATTTTTGAAGAGTATTCTAAAACCTTCCTTGAATACACGGACATTGATGTGGCACTCGTAGGAGGCGGACCTGCAAACCTTGTGGCTGCAAAGTACCTGGCTGAAGCCGGGGCAAAGGTCGCTATTTATGAGCAGAAACTGTCCCTCGGGGGAGGGATGTGGGCTGGAGGCATGATGTTTCCGCGCATAGTTGTACAGGAAGAAGCCTGCCGCGTCCTGGACGACTTCGGGATCAGGTATAAGGAGTACGAGCCCGGGTATTTTGTGGCAAACTCCGTGGAATCCGTGGGAAAACTGATCGCAGGGGCAACGTCTGCAGGGGCTGAGGTCTTTAACCTTGTGAGCTTTGAAGACATCATGATCCGGGAGAATGACAGGGTTACGGGCATAGTAATTAACTGGGGACCTGTCACAACACAGCGCCTGCATGTGGATCCTCTCATGATCCGCACGAAACTCGTGATTGACGGTACAGGGCATGATGCAGTCGTCTGCAATACCATTCTCCGGAAAATCCCAAACGCAAAAATAGGGGAATTCGGCATCCTGGGAGAAAAGCCTATGTGGTCCGAGGTAGGAGAGCGCCTGGCTGTGGATGCAACCCAGGAGATCTATCCAGGACTTATTGTGGCAGGCATGGCTGCAAATGCCGCAACCCGTGCCCCAAGAATGGGTCCAGTCTTTGGAGGGATGCTCCTTTCCGGAGAAAAGGCTGCAAAACTTGCCCTTGACAGGCTTAAAAAGATCTGA